The following are encoded together in the Glycine soja cultivar W05 chromosome 5, ASM419377v2, whole genome shotgun sequence genome:
- the LOC114412954 gene encoding uncharacterized protein LOC114412954 isoform X2: MACRVQKRISLRRKLRIVRAKRTSLVKSTVLRLYKLKLALETVKRQYENLLATRREFISQSNHVKENKDVKIEKVGAGTFMVRVTSEKGGDNLVSILEAFDEMCLNVQQARVSCENGFSLEAIAVAENQTLDVRDITEALLKAIGKQSGEKDSQKFDKCCDL, from the exons ATGGCTTGCAGGGTGCAGAAAAGGATTTCACTGCGCAGAAAACTTCGCATTGTGCGA GCCAAGAGAACCTCCCTTGTCAAGAGTACCGTTCTACGCTTATACAAACTAAAGCTCGCACTGGAAACTGTCAAAAGACAGTATGAAAACCTGTTAGCCACCAGAAGAGAGTTCATTAGCCAATCGAACCATgtcaaagagaacaag GATGTGAAAATAGAGAAGGTAGGGGCAGGAACTTTTATGGTGAGGGTCACGTCTGAGAAAGGAGGTGACAATCTGGTGTCTATTTTAGAGGCATTTGATGAGATGTGTCTGAATGTTCAACAAGCCAGAGTTTCATGTGAAAATGGTTTTTCTCTGGAAGCCATTGCTGTGGCTGAGAACCAAACGCTGGATGTAAGAGACATTACTGAAGCGCTTCTAAAAGCTATTGGAAAGCAGAGTGGTGAAAAGGACTCGCAGAAGTTTGACAAATGCTGTgatttgtaa
- the LOC114412954 gene encoding uncharacterized protein LOC114412954 isoform X1 has product MACRVQKRISLRRKLRIVRVLTCSNSAKRTSLVKSTVLRLYKLKLALETVKRQYENLLATRREFISQSNHVKENKDVKIEKVGAGTFMVRVTSEKGGDNLVSILEAFDEMCLNVQQARVSCENGFSLEAIAVAENQTLDVRDITEALLKAIGKQSGEKDSQKFDKCCDL; this is encoded by the exons ATGGCTTGCAGGGTGCAGAAAAGGATTTCACTGCGCAGAAAACTTCGCATTGTGCGAGTACTTACCTGCTCAAACTCT GCCAAGAGAACCTCCCTTGTCAAGAGTACCGTTCTACGCTTATACAAACTAAAGCTCGCACTGGAAACTGTCAAAAGACAGTATGAAAACCTGTTAGCCACCAGAAGAGAGTTCATTAGCCAATCGAACCATgtcaaagagaacaag GATGTGAAAATAGAGAAGGTAGGGGCAGGAACTTTTATGGTGAGGGTCACGTCTGAGAAAGGAGGTGACAATCTGGTGTCTATTTTAGAGGCATTTGATGAGATGTGTCTGAATGTTCAACAAGCCAGAGTTTCATGTGAAAATGGTTTTTCTCTGGAAGCCATTGCTGTGGCTGAGAACCAAACGCTGGATGTAAGAGACATTACTGAAGCGCTTCTAAAAGCTATTGGAAAGCAGAGTGGTGAAAAGGACTCGCAGAAGTTTGACAAATGCTGTgatttgtaa